A genomic segment from Alkalilimnicola ehrlichii MLHE-1 encodes:
- a CDS encoding RNA polymerase sigma factor — protein MCSERVHDTRCSGPEASAPGGRAAVVSTRRRALFEREIGRLMDRLYGAALRLTRDPDEAEEVVAETVARAWARLDQLRDPECLAGWLFHVLGNVFVSRCRQRRRRDRTELSVDAEVDGESAADDSFSLFQRLHQPFLLWWGHQGDQFLSALMREDLARALDGLPEDYRLVVILVEVQGYRYREVAELLDIPVGTVQSRLSRGRARLQKALWQHALDAGLVNGREPGAGD, from the coding sequence ATGTGTTCGGAGAGGGTGCACGATACCCGGTGCAGCGGTCCTGAGGCCTCCGCCCCTGGCGGGCGCGCGGCAGTGGTCTCCACGCGCCGCCGGGCCCTTTTCGAGCGGGAGATCGGCCGCCTGATGGATCGGCTGTACGGCGCTGCGCTCCGACTCACCCGCGACCCTGACGAGGCCGAGGAGGTGGTGGCCGAGACGGTGGCCAGGGCCTGGGCCCGACTGGATCAGCTGCGCGACCCTGAGTGCCTGGCGGGCTGGCTGTTCCACGTCCTGGGCAATGTCTTCGTCAGCCGCTGTCGACAACGTCGCCGGCGCGATCGGACGGAGCTCAGCGTCGACGCCGAGGTGGACGGCGAAAGCGCCGCCGATGACAGCTTCTCCCTGTTTCAGCGGCTGCACCAGCCGTTCCTGCTCTGGTGGGGCCATCAGGGGGATCAGTTTTTGAGTGCGCTGATGCGCGAGGACCTGGCCCGGGCCCTGGACGGGTTGCCGGAAGACTACCGGTTGGTGGTGATCCTGGTTGAGGTCCAGGGCTATCGCTACCGGGAGGTGGCCGAACTGCTCGATATCCCCGTGGGCACGGTGCAGTCGCGCCTGAGCCGGGGCCGCGCACGCCTGCAAAAGGCCTTGTGGCAGCATGCCCTCGACGCGGGCCTGGTGAATGGCCGCGAGCCGGGCGCCGGTGACTGA
- a CDS encoding ATP-binding protein, producing the protein MQDTLRFKPRQVLRILMWLRLCAVIGQTITVLGVYYLMGLDLPLAALLTCVGLLAAFNAAVYVRLRLIKEASHREVFIHLMVDSLVLTALLFLSGGPSNPFVSLYLVPIALAAVALPSSYAWWVGAASVVLYGFLLVWFLPMEAPYEVVAGDINLHLFGTWVNFILSVVLITFFVSLMAATLRRQDMKLAEAREGTLRNEQIVAIGTLAAGAAHQLGTPLSSMSMVVEELRDSREDDEALQEDLDILESQIQVCKQTLAELMEAAGNGQARSGGQASLRQFIGRIINTWSIMRPDVRHRLHFQEPFENPCIFTEQTLMHAIINLLNNAADASVANGSDRVQIDVACRDGELTLSVIDEGQGLDADAMEQAGRVIHTTKPEGLGIGLVLSNATVGRFGGSVTLLPADTGGVLSRITLPLNDLRVSDKLADEPGGCRQPQAADHPLNKQGEST; encoded by the coding sequence ATGCAGGATACCCTTCGGTTCAAGCCCCGTCAGGTGCTGCGGATACTCATGTGGCTGCGGCTGTGCGCTGTGATAGGCCAGACTATCACGGTGCTGGGCGTCTATTACCTGATGGGGCTGGACCTGCCGCTGGCCGCCCTGCTGACCTGTGTGGGGCTGCTGGCGGCGTTCAACGCCGCGGTCTATGTCCGCCTGCGGCTGATCAAGGAGGCCAGTCACCGCGAGGTCTTCATCCACCTGATGGTGGACTCCCTGGTGCTCACCGCCCTGCTGTTCCTCTCCGGCGGCCCCAGCAACCCCTTTGTCTCGCTCTACCTGGTGCCCATCGCCCTGGCGGCAGTGGCCCTGCCCAGCAGCTATGCCTGGTGGGTGGGCGCGGCCAGCGTGGTGCTCTATGGCTTCCTGCTGGTCTGGTTCCTTCCCATGGAGGCCCCCTACGAGGTGGTGGCTGGGGATATCAACCTGCATCTGTTCGGCACTTGGGTGAATTTTATCCTCAGTGTCGTCCTTATCACCTTTTTCGTCAGCCTGATGGCCGCGACCCTGCGGCGCCAAGATATGAAACTGGCCGAAGCCCGCGAGGGTACTCTGCGCAATGAGCAGATCGTGGCCATCGGCACGCTGGCGGCCGGGGCGGCCCACCAGCTCGGGACGCCGTTATCGTCCATGTCCATGGTGGTGGAGGAGCTGCGCGACAGCCGTGAGGACGATGAAGCGCTGCAGGAGGACCTGGACATCCTCGAATCCCAGATCCAGGTCTGCAAGCAGACCCTGGCGGAACTGATGGAGGCGGCCGGCAACGGCCAGGCGCGCAGTGGCGGCCAGGCCAGCCTGCGGCAGTTCATCGGGCGGATCATCAACACCTGGAGCATCATGCGGCCTGATGTGCGCCATCGGCTGCATTTCCAGGAGCCGTTCGAAAACCCCTGCATCTTCACCGAGCAGACCCTGATGCACGCCATCATCAATCTGCTGAACAACGCCGCCGATGCCTCGGTGGCCAACGGCAGCGACCGGGTGCAGATCGACGTGGCCTGCCGCGACGGCGAGCTGACCCTGAGCGTCATCGACGAGGGCCAGGGGTTGGACGCCGATGCCATGGAGCAGGCCGGCCGGGTGATCCATACCACCAAACCGGAGGGGCTGGGGATTGGCTTGGTGCTGTCCAACGCGACGGTGGGCCGGTTCGGGGGCAGTGTGACGCTCCTGCCGGCGGACACCGGCGGGGTGCTCTCGCGCATTACGCTGCCGCTGAATGATTTACGCGTCAGTGATAAATTAGCGGATGAACCGGGCGGCTGCCGCCAACCGCAGGCCGCCGATCACCCGCTAAACAAGCAGGGAGAGAGCACGTGA
- a CDS encoding MATE family efflux transporter, which produces MTTEEMLRAGLGRTLFRMTWPMLFGVLALMSYQLVDSVFISYLGVEPLAALGFTLPVQQVIIGVQVGLGIATTAVISRSLGAAHQERARQLGGLVIMGGAGLMALLALLLWGVRYPLVGLMGAGPELLPLIDAYWGPWLLATWLGAQLYFGYSVCRAHGDTRLPGLLMVISSLINVALDPLFIFVFGWGLPGAAWATVVAFGVSLGIVHWALRRQDRLRFRPRGLSPLRALRDLGGITGPATASQLLPPVSAMAATALVAGFGSAAVGAWAIATRLEFFSIVAVLALTMALPPMVGRFRGAGDPDSIRRLVHIAVTFVLVWQLGVAVVWLVLSFFLPELISREPEVAGLLTDYLRLAPWSYAALGVCMLMVSVCNALGMPLRALVIALLRLFVCYLPALWVGARLGGMTGLFLGVLVGNLLAGLAAWSLYRQGLAWLQAPPPETGRGESVPVTTGPSQPRRYWPGR; this is translated from the coding sequence ATGACCACTGAGGAGATGTTGCGTGCCGGCCTGGGCCGGACGCTGTTCCGCATGACCTGGCCGATGCTCTTCGGTGTGCTGGCACTGATGAGCTACCAGTTGGTGGACAGCGTGTTCATCAGCTACCTGGGTGTGGAGCCGCTGGCCGCACTGGGGTTCACCCTGCCCGTGCAGCAGGTGATCATCGGGGTGCAGGTGGGGCTGGGTATCGCCACCACGGCGGTCATCTCCCGCAGCTTGGGGGCCGCCCACCAGGAGCGTGCCCGTCAGCTCGGCGGGCTGGTGATCATGGGCGGTGCAGGGCTGATGGCACTGCTGGCGCTGCTGTTGTGGGGCGTCCGCTATCCCCTGGTGGGGTTGATGGGGGCGGGGCCGGAACTGTTGCCCCTGATCGATGCCTACTGGGGGCCGTGGTTGCTGGCCACCTGGCTGGGGGCGCAACTCTACTTTGGATACAGCGTCTGTCGTGCCCATGGGGATACCCGCCTGCCCGGCCTGCTGATGGTTATCAGCAGCCTGATCAACGTGGCGCTGGATCCCTTGTTCATCTTCGTCTTTGGCTGGGGACTGCCCGGTGCCGCCTGGGCCACGGTGGTGGCGTTTGGCGTCTCACTGGGTATCGTCCACTGGGCGCTGCGGCGGCAGGACCGTCTGCGCTTCCGCCCGCGCGGCCTGTCGCCGCTGCGCGCGCTGCGGGACCTGGGTGGGATCACCGGGCCGGCCACGGCGAGCCAGCTGCTGCCGCCGGTCTCGGCCATGGCGGCCACCGCCCTGGTGGCCGGCTTCGGCTCGGCCGCGGTGGGGGCCTGGGCCATCGCCACTCGGCTGGAGTTTTTCTCTATCGTCGCGGTGCTGGCCCTGACCATGGCCCTGCCACCCATGGTGGGGCGGTTCCGCGGCGCGGGTGACCCGGACAGTATCCGTCGCCTGGTTCACATCGCGGTGACCTTTGTGCTGGTCTGGCAGTTGGGGGTCGCCGTGGTCTGGCTGGTGTTGTCCTTCTTCCTGCCCGAGCTGATCAGCCGGGAGCCGGAGGTGGCGGGCCTGCTCACCGACTACCTGCGCCTGGCGCCATGGAGCTACGCCGCGCTCGGTGTCTGCATGCTAATGGTGTCGGTGTGCAACGCCCTGGGGATGCCCCTGCGGGCCCTGGTCATCGCCCTGCTGCGGCTGTTCGTCTGCTACCTGCCGGCCCTGTGGGTCGGCGCCCGCTTGGGGGGGATGACCGGCCTGTTCCTGGGCGTGCTGGTGGGGAACCTGCTGGCGGGCCTGGCGGCCTGGTCCCTCTACCGCCAGGGCCTGGCGTGGTTGCAGGCGCCCCCGCCGGAGACCGGCAGGGGCGAGAGCGTGCCCGTCACAACAGGACCTTCTCAACCCCGCCGCTATTGGCCCGGTCGATGA
- a CDS encoding methyltransferase domain-containing protein: MSTVDERTGVDRQALEAKVKEMYSRVANEPDTDFHFEMGRGLAERLGYRPDDLDRIPREAVDSFAGVGYHLDLAGIEAGQVVVDLGSGSGMDTFIAALKALPGGHVIGVDMTEAQRTKASHLAATARIDNVEFREGYIETPPVRDGSADVVISNGVINLSAEKERVFAEAARLLRPGGRLALSDIVTEAQLPGSVKCDATLWAACIGGAMQQDDYLAAITRAALEVAEVRANPQYHFLTEAAQGASRRFGVKSVSVLAIKR, translated from the coding sequence ATGAGCACGGTAGACGAGCGTACCGGCGTGGACCGTCAGGCCCTGGAGGCCAAGGTCAAGGAGATGTACAGCCGGGTGGCCAACGAGCCCGACACCGATTTCCACTTCGAGATGGGGCGCGGCCTGGCCGAGCGGCTGGGCTATCGGCCCGACGATCTGGACCGCATCCCGAGGGAGGCGGTGGACTCCTTCGCCGGGGTCGGTTACCACCTGGACCTGGCCGGGATCGAGGCGGGCCAGGTCGTGGTGGACCTGGGCAGCGGCTCGGGAATGGACACCTTCATCGCAGCGCTGAAGGCCCTGCCCGGTGGCCACGTCATCGGCGTGGACATGACCGAGGCCCAGCGGACCAAGGCCAGCCACCTGGCGGCGACGGCCAGGATCGACAATGTGGAGTTCCGGGAGGGCTATATCGAGACCCCACCCGTCCGGGACGGCAGCGCAGACGTGGTGATCAGCAATGGCGTCATCAACCTGTCTGCGGAAAAGGAGCGGGTCTTCGCGGAGGCGGCCCGCCTGCTTCGCCCCGGGGGCCGGCTGGCGCTGTCCGATATTGTCACCGAGGCCCAACTGCCCGGCAGCGTGAAGTGCGACGCCACCTTGTGGGCGGCCTGCATCGGCGGCGCCATGCAACAGGATGATTACCTGGCCGCCATCACCCGGGCCGCCCTGGAGGTGGCGGAGGTGCGGGCGAACCCGCAGTACCACTTCCTGACCGAGGCGGCCCAGGGGGCCAGCCGCCGCTTTGGCGTCAAAAGCGTGTCGGTCTTGGCCATCAAACGGTAA
- a CDS encoding bifunctional nuclease domain-containing protein — translation MHNHFRVFRPGYPLVAALILLTLLLSQVGSHARDLLLDEAELVPVELATVGIAQPTGVPVVLLREPESGDVVPIFIGPNEARAILQALSGTTTPRPMTHDLMDDVTTALGGTLERVFVDGLLAGTYMGVMEFRVEGRDDPVRVDSRPSDAIALAARTGATIHVAPEVLQAGDDLRYEPLHDDQVVTAVGVTVVEATGELREALGLPDEPGVLVSDAIGEAADAGISAGAFILEVNGEAPERPMDFLHQVRATPHGEPVEVVWWQDGKRQSASLSTDVPDPRRRPEQPQEGITL, via the coding sequence ATGCACAACCACTTCCGCGTTTTCAGACCAGGGTACCCGCTCGTCGCGGCCCTGATCCTGCTCACCCTGCTCCTGTCCCAGGTTGGCAGCCACGCCCGTGACCTCCTGCTGGACGAGGCCGAGCTGGTGCCGGTGGAACTGGCCACCGTGGGGATCGCACAGCCGACGGGGGTACCGGTGGTGCTGCTTCGGGAGCCGGAATCGGGCGACGTCGTCCCGATCTTCATCGGGCCCAACGAGGCCCGTGCCATCTTGCAGGCCCTGTCCGGCACCACGACGCCGCGGCCGATGACCCACGACCTGATGGACGACGTGACCACGGCCCTGGGCGGGACGCTGGAGCGTGTCTTCGTAGACGGCCTACTCGCCGGCACCTACATGGGGGTCATGGAATTCCGCGTGGAGGGTCGCGACGACCCGGTTCGGGTAGACAGCCGCCCCAGTGACGCCATCGCCCTGGCGGCGCGCACCGGCGCCACCATCCACGTCGCCCCCGAAGTGCTGCAGGCCGGCGACGACCTGCGCTACGAGCCGCTGCATGATGATCAGGTGGTCACTGCCGTGGGCGTTACCGTCGTGGAGGCCACGGGGGAGCTGCGCGAGGCGCTGGGGCTGCCCGACGAGCCGGGCGTATTGGTCAGCGATGCCATCGGCGAGGCCGCCGATGCCGGCATCTCGGCGGGGGCCTTCATTCTGGAGGTGAACGGCGAGGCCCCGGAACGGCCGATGGACTTTCTGCACCAGGTACGGGCCACGCCCCATGGCGAGCCGGTGGAGGTGGTCTGGTGGCAGGACGGGAAGCGCCAGTCCGCCTCCCTCTCCACAGACGTGCCGGATCCGCGCCGCCGCCCGGAGCAACCGCAGGAGGGCATCACCCTTTGA
- a CDS encoding glutamine amidotransferase, producing the protein MRRPKLTVLKTGSTLPGLLNRRGDFEDWIRQPLLRTGAEVRVVDAQAGEPLPPPGRQDGVVVTGSPSMVSRREPWSEEAADWLGSLAVRGTPIPILGICFGHQLLAHALGGEVGRNPAGREIGTVDVECLAAAGEDPLFGTLPNPFAAHVTHEESVLTLPAEAVHLARSAGDRHQAFRWGECAWGVQFHPEFNRAVMCDYLAGRRQLLRAEGLDPLALFRSARETPQSHGLLARFTQLCAQVELD; encoded by the coding sequence ATGCGTCGACCCAAACTCACGGTGCTCAAGACCGGCTCCACCCTGCCCGGCCTGCTCAATCGCCGCGGCGACTTCGAGGACTGGATCCGCCAGCCCCTGCTCCGGACCGGGGCCGAGGTGCGGGTGGTGGACGCGCAGGCCGGTGAGCCCCTGCCACCGCCCGGCCGCCAGGACGGGGTGGTGGTCACCGGCTCGCCCAGCATGGTGTCGCGCCGCGAGCCCTGGAGCGAGGAGGCCGCGGACTGGCTGGGCAGTCTGGCGGTGCGGGGCACGCCCATCCCCATTCTCGGGATCTGCTTCGGGCACCAGCTTCTGGCACATGCCCTGGGCGGCGAGGTGGGCCGCAACCCGGCCGGCCGGGAGATCGGCACGGTGGACGTGGAGTGCCTTGCGGCCGCCGGCGAAGACCCCTTGTTTGGCACCCTGCCCAACCCCTTCGCCGCCCACGTCACCCACGAGGAGAGCGTACTGACGCTGCCGGCGGAGGCGGTGCACCTGGCCCGCAGTGCCGGTGACCGCCACCAGGCGTTTCGCTGGGGGGAGTGCGCCTGGGGCGTGCAGTTCCACCCGGAGTTCAACCGCGCGGTGATGTGCGACTACCTGGCCGGACGTCGGCAGCTCCTGCGGGCCGAGGGGCTGGACCCGCTGGCGCTGTTCCGGAGTGCCCGGGAGACCCCGCAAAGCCACGGGCTGCTGGCGCGATTCACGCAGCTCTGTGCCCAGGTGGAGCTGGACTGA
- a CDS encoding anti-sigma factor family protein has translation MEQELSCEQVIEQLLAYLDGELGEQSRAAIDRHLSRCRECYSRAEFERKLREKLQEAARVPAPARLRARIDDLLNEY, from the coding sequence ATGGAACAGGAACTCTCCTGCGAGCAAGTGATCGAGCAACTTCTGGCCTACCTGGATGGGGAGCTCGGTGAGCAGAGCCGTGCCGCCATCGACCGTCACCTGAGCCGATGCCGTGAGTGCTACAGCCGGGCGGAGTTCGAGCGCAAGCTGCGCGAAAAGCTCCAGGAGGCGGCCCGCGTACCCGCGCCGGCCCGCCTGCGCGCCCGCATCGACGATCTGCTGAACGAATACTGA
- a CDS encoding response regulator transcription factor, with protein sequence MTEKTSGTRVLLVDDDEVFCSVLGRGLTRRGYRVEKAHDAEQALVVARDYQPEHVVLDLKLGDDSGLKLIQPLLEAVPEARIIVLTGYASIPTAVEAVKLGAANYLPKPVDVDTVVSAFSGQHEEPVPTAEPPPQPMSLKRLEWEQIQRVLAEHDGNISAAARALGIHRRTLQRKLGKRPVKR encoded by the coding sequence GTGACCGAGAAAACGTCCGGGACCCGCGTCCTGTTGGTCGATGACGACGAGGTGTTCTGCTCGGTGCTCGGGCGGGGGCTGACCCGCCGCGGCTACCGGGTGGAGAAGGCCCATGACGCGGAGCAGGCCTTAGTGGTGGCCCGGGACTATCAGCCGGAGCACGTGGTGTTGGACCTGAAGCTGGGCGATGACTCGGGGTTGAAGCTTATCCAGCCGTTGCTGGAGGCCGTGCCCGAGGCCCGCATCATCGTGCTGACCGGCTATGCGAGCATTCCCACGGCGGTGGAGGCGGTCAAGCTGGGGGCGGCCAACTACCTGCCCAAGCCGGTGGACGTGGACACGGTGGTGTCCGCCTTCAGCGGCCAGCATGAGGAGCCGGTGCCCACGGCAGAGCCGCCACCCCAGCCCATGTCGTTGAAACGGCTGGAGTGGGAGCAGATCCAGCGGGTGTTGGCCGAACACGACGGCAATATCTCGGCGGCCGCCCGGGCGCTGGGCATCCACCGCCGTACCCTGCAGCGGAAACTGGGTAAGCGTCCCGTCAAGCGGTGA
- a CDS encoding DUF3683 domain-containing protein, whose protein sequence is MTSITRIREIPYNYTSYSDREIVIRFLGEEAWERLNRLRGERRTGISARMLFEVLGDLWVVCRNPYIQDDLLKHRKRLDNLVHAMHHRLDQIVQRAEGNQEALKLAEEARSAVKRFEDSFPAMRRRRAEALKRFRGITRRDNICFDGLSRVSHVTDATDWRVELPFVVLCPDTEEEMARLVQACFELDLTVIPRGGGTGYTGGAVPLSEHSAVINTEKLEGISDVIWRELPGRDGDKVPTVRTEAGVVTRRVSDLAGKHGLVFAVDPTSQDASTIGGNIAMNAGGKKAVLWGTTLDNLVSWRMVTPDATWLEVERLNHNLGKIHDQEWVQFRVTRYAADNKTPLGEPELLEFPGSQFRQVGLGKDVTDKFLGGLPGVQKEGCDGLITSGVFVLHRMPEHIRTVCLEFYGKDLREAVPAIVEIKDDLDADDKVLLSGLEHLDERYVRAVKYTPKGTRRERPKMVLIGDIVSDDEQAVAAAASRMIRLANARNAEGYVAISPEARRTFWADRSRTAAIAAHTNAFKINEDVVIPLDKLAEYSEGIERINIVQSLRNKLAMTRATLDYLGGEMPELKRLPDYEESAEGDTMLAGKIRLAREHVQAVHDRWSGILAHLDDPVSDHLGLLDDDARADARGDEALVQLILRHSLRVSWRAEVERPIKEIFHGASMEPVVERIDAIHDQVLTSRLFVALHMHAGDGNVHTNIPVNSNDYEMMHEADRIVDQVMALARRLGGVISGEHGIGLTKMQYLDQEQIDRFAEYKQKVDPEQRFNRGKLMQGTSLERAYTPSLRLVQQEALIMEQSELGELNDDIKDCLRCGKCKPVCTTHVPRANLHYSPRNKILATGLVIEAFLYEEQTRRGISLEHFAEANDIADHCTICHRCEKPCPVNIDFGDVTIKMRNILKQRGQRTFKPTSMASMAFLNAKDPRTIGAMREGMIRWGYGAQRLATSVARRLGVSGRNKDTPKDRPAKTTGKPDIPAQVVHFMRKPMPDVPRKPARALLGVEDSKYVPIIRDPQKADENADAVFYFPGCGSERLFSQIGLATLAMLYHAGARTVLPPGYLCCGYPQTAGGDIDKGKAITTENRVLFHRVANTLNYMDIKTVVVSCGTCMDQLLKYEFEKIFPGGRLLDIHEYLMEKGYQIDGVDGVQYMYHSPCHEPMKAYDSTKVASTLMGQNVPLNDRCCGEAGTFAIDRPDIATQVRFRKEEEIAGGARELTGRGGKPEKGKVKMLTSCPACLQGLSRYRDDTNVDADYIVIEMARHLLGEDWQPDFIDRANSGGVEKVLL, encoded by the coding sequence ATGACCAGCATCACCCGAATTCGCGAGATCCCTTACAACTACACCTCGTATTCCGACCGTGAGATCGTTATCCGTTTCCTGGGCGAGGAGGCCTGGGAGCGACTGAACCGCCTGCGCGGGGAGCGCCGTACCGGCATCTCCGCGCGCATGCTGTTCGAGGTGCTAGGGGACCTGTGGGTGGTGTGTCGCAACCCCTATATTCAGGACGATCTGCTCAAGCACCGCAAACGCCTGGACAACCTGGTGCACGCCATGCACCACCGGTTGGACCAGATCGTCCAACGCGCTGAAGGCAATCAGGAGGCGCTGAAGCTGGCCGAGGAGGCCCGCAGCGCGGTCAAGCGGTTCGAGGACAGCTTCCCGGCCATGCGTCGACGCCGGGCCGAGGCCCTCAAGCGTTTCCGCGGCATCACCCGCCGCGACAATATCTGCTTCGACGGCCTGTCCCGGGTCTCCCATGTCACCGACGCCACCGACTGGCGCGTGGAGCTCCCCTTCGTGGTGCTCTGCCCGGACACCGAAGAGGAGATGGCGCGGCTGGTCCAGGCCTGCTTCGAGCTCGATCTCACCGTGATCCCGCGCGGTGGCGGCACCGGCTATACCGGGGGCGCCGTGCCCCTGAGCGAGCACTCGGCGGTGATCAACACCGAGAAACTGGAGGGCATCAGCGATGTCATCTGGCGGGAGCTGCCGGGACGGGACGGCGACAAGGTGCCCACCGTGCGCACGGAGGCCGGCGTGGTCACCCGACGGGTCTCAGACCTGGCCGGCAAGCACGGCCTGGTCTTCGCCGTCGATCCCACCTCGCAGGATGCCTCCACCATCGGCGGCAACATCGCTATGAACGCCGGTGGCAAGAAGGCGGTGCTCTGGGGAACCACCCTGGACAACCTGGTCTCCTGGCGCATGGTCACCCCCGACGCCACCTGGCTGGAGGTGGAACGCCTGAACCACAACCTGGGCAAAATCCACGACCAGGAGTGGGTGCAGTTCCGCGTCACCCGCTACGCCGCCGACAACAAGACCCCGCTCGGCGAGCCGGAGCTGCTCGAGTTCCCCGGCAGCCAGTTCCGCCAGGTGGGCCTCGGCAAGGACGTCACCGACAAGTTCCTGGGCGGGCTGCCCGGCGTGCAAAAGGAGGGGTGCGACGGGCTGATCACCTCGGGGGTGTTCGTGCTCCACCGGATGCCTGAGCACATCCGCACCGTCTGCCTGGAGTTCTACGGCAAGGACCTGCGCGAGGCGGTCCCGGCCATTGTCGAGATCAAGGACGACCTGGATGCGGACGATAAGGTGCTGCTCTCCGGGCTTGAGCACTTGGATGAGCGCTACGTGCGGGCAGTCAAGTACACCCCCAAGGGCACTCGCCGGGAACGGCCCAAGATGGTACTGATCGGCGATATCGTCTCCGACGATGAGCAGGCGGTGGCCGCCGCGGCCTCGCGGATGATCCGCCTGGCCAATGCTCGGAATGCGGAGGGCTACGTCGCCATCAGCCCCGAGGCCCGGCGCACCTTCTGGGCCGACCGCTCGCGCACCGCCGCCATCGCCGCCCATACCAACGCCTTCAAGATCAACGAGGACGTGGTCATCCCGCTGGACAAACTGGCGGAGTACAGCGAAGGCATTGAGCGCATCAACATCGTCCAGTCGCTGCGGAACAAACTGGCCATGACCCGGGCCACGCTGGACTACCTGGGCGGGGAGATGCCCGAACTCAAGCGCCTGCCCGATTACGAGGAGAGCGCCGAAGGCGACACCATGCTCGCCGGCAAGATCCGCCTGGCGCGGGAGCACGTGCAGGCGGTGCATGACCGCTGGAGCGGGATCCTGGCCCACCTGGACGATCCGGTCAGCGACCACCTGGGCCTGCTGGACGACGACGCCCGCGCCGATGCCCGCGGTGATGAGGCGCTGGTCCAGCTCATCCTGCGCCACAGCCTGCGGGTGTCCTGGCGCGCCGAGGTGGAGCGGCCGATCAAGGAGATCTTCCACGGCGCCAGCATGGAGCCGGTGGTGGAGCGCATTGATGCCATCCACGACCAGGTGCTCACCAGCCGCCTGTTCGTGGCCCTGCACATGCACGCCGGAGATGGCAACGTGCACACCAACATCCCGGTGAACTCCAACGATTACGAGATGATGCACGAGGCCGATCGCATCGTGGACCAGGTCATGGCCCTGGCGCGCCGGCTGGGCGGCGTTATCTCCGGCGAGCACGGCATCGGGCTGACAAAAATGCAGTACCTGGATCAGGAGCAGATCGACCGCTTCGCCGAGTACAAGCAGAAGGTGGACCCCGAACAGCGCTTCAACCGCGGCAAGCTCATGCAGGGCACCAGCCTGGAGCGCGCCTACACCCCGTCGCTGCGCCTGGTCCAGCAGGAAGCGCTGATCATGGAGCAGAGCGAGCTGGGCGAGCTCAACGACGACATCAAAGACTGCCTGCGCTGCGGCAAATGCAAGCCGGTCTGCACCACCCATGTGCCGCGGGCCAACCTGCATTACTCCCCGCGCAACAAGATCCTGGCCACCGGCCTGGTGATTGAGGCGTTCCTGTACGAGGAGCAGACCCGGCGCGGCATCTCGCTGGAGCACTTCGCCGAGGCCAACGACATCGCCGACCACTGCACCATCTGCCACCGTTGCGAGAAGCCCTGCCCGGTGAACATCGACTTCGGCGATGTCACCATCAAGATGCGCAACATCCTGAAGCAAAGGGGCCAGCGCACCTTCAAGCCCACCAGCATGGCATCCATGGCCTTTCTCAACGCCAAGGACCCGCGCACCATCGGCGCCATGCGCGAGGGCATGATCCGCTGGGGCTATGGGGCCCAGCGCCTGGCCACCTCGGTGGCGCGCCGGTTGGGCGTGAGTGGGCGCAACAAGGATACGCCCAAGGACCGACCGGCCAAGACCACCGGCAAACCGGACATCCCGGCCCAGGTGGTGCACTTCATGCGCAAACCGATGCCGGATGTGCCCCGCAAGCCCGCACGCGCCCTGCTCGGTGTGGAGGACAGCAAGTACGTCCCCATCATCCGCGACCCGCAAAAGGCGGACGAGAACGCCGACGCGGTGTTCTATTTCCCCGGTTGCGGCTCCGAGCGGCTGTTCAGCCAGATCGGGCTGGCTACCCTGGCCATGCTCTACCACGCCGGCGCCCGCACCGTGCTGCCCCCGGGCTACCTCTGCTGCGGCTACCCGCAGACCGCCGGCGGCGACATCGACAAAGGCAAGGCCATCACCACCGAGAACCGGGTGCTATTCCACCGCGTGGCCAACACGCTGAACTACATGGACATCAAGACCGTGGTGGTCTCCTGCGGCACCTGCATGGATCAACTGCTCAAGTACGAGTTCGAGAAGATCTTCCCCGGCGGCCGGCTGCTGGACATCCACGAGTACCTGATGGAGAAGGGCTACCAGATCGATGGCGTGGACGGGGTGCAGTACATGTACCACTCCCCCTGCCACGAGCCGATGAAGGCCTATGACAGTACCAAGGTGGCCAGCACCCTGATGGGCCAGAATGTCCCGCTCAACGACCGCTGCTGTGGCGAGGCCGGCACCTTCGCCATCGATCGCCCGGACATCGCCACCCAGGTCCGCTTCCGCAAGGAGGAGGAGATCGCCGGCGGCGCCCGGGAGCTGACCGGCCGGGGGGGCAAGCCGGAGAAGGGTAAGGTCAAGATGCTCACCTCCTGCCCCGCCTGCCTCCAGGGGCTGTCCCGGTATCGCGATGACACCAACGTGGACGCGGACTACATCGTCATCGAGATGGCCAGGCACCTGCTGGGTGAGGATTGGCAGCCGGACTTCATCGACCGGGCCAATAGCGGCGGGGTTGAGAAGGTCCTGTTGTGA